Proteins from one Scylla paramamosain isolate STU-SP2022 chromosome 3, ASM3559412v1, whole genome shotgun sequence genomic window:
- the LOC135115848 gene encoding ATP synthase-coupling factor 6, mitochondrial-like isoform X3 yields MDRDILIYWHLNVCRSLPNVEHTSTTTIENVGKSRETSRASRGQHQHSPATFPPSTLSKVRYFYPFLDINSSKYTPYRFIISIRMIVTRIIPEGRALQVVLRRNYGVSAVLMKKVADPIQQLFVDKIHEYNQKSKHSYRTTGGKLVDATPAIEKQMQQELDKVARQYGGGAGVDMTKFPDFKFEDPKVDMS; encoded by the exons ATGGACAGGGACATACTGATTTATTGGCATCTCAA CGTGTGCCGCTCTCTACCAAACGTGGAACACacgtctaccaccaccataGAAAACGTAGGCAAGTCGAG AGAGACGAGTAGAGCCAGCAGAGGGCAGCATCAACACTCACCGGCTACTTTCCCACCATCCACCCTCAGCAAGGTTCGCTATTTCTACCCCTTCCTAGACATAAACAGCAGTAAATACACACCCTATAGATTCATCATCAGCATAAG gATGATTGTGACCAGGATTATTCCCGAGGGCCGGGCCCTACAGGTAGTACTCCGTCGCAACTATGGAGTGTCTGCCGTCCTAATGAAGAAGGTGGCCGATCCCATCCAACAGCTCTTTGTCGACAAAATTCATGAATACAACCAGAAGAGCAA ACATTCTTACAGGACCACTGGGGGGAAGCTGGTGGATGCCACACCTGCCATTGAGAAACAGATGCAGCAGGAACTGGACAAAGTGGCTCGACAGTATGGAGGTGGAGCAGGAGTTGATATGACTAAGTTTCCTGATTTCAAATTTGAAG ATCCAAAGGTGGACATGTCCTGA
- the LOC135115848 gene encoding uncharacterized protein LOC135115848 isoform X1 — protein sequence MGANEEERCTCDTNKSICPSPFFYMLSVCRSLPNVEHTSTTTIENVGKSRETSRASRGQHQHSPATFPPSTLSKVRYFYPFLDINSSKYTPYRFIISIRMIVTRIIPEGRALQVVLRRNYGVSAVLMKKVADPIQQLFVDKIHEYNQKSKHSYRTTGGKLVDATPAIEKQMQQELDKVARQYGGGAGVDMTKFPDFKFEDPKVDMS from the exons ATGGGtgcgaatgaggaggagagatgcaCGTGTGACACCAATAAGTCAATTTGTCCCAGCCCATTTTTTTATATGCTTAGCGTGTGCCGCTCTCTACCAAACGTGGAACACacgtctaccaccaccataGAAAACGTAGGCAAGTCGAG AGAGACGAGTAGAGCCAGCAGAGGGCAGCATCAACACTCACCGGCTACTTTCCCACCATCCACCCTCAGCAAGGTTCGCTATTTCTACCCCTTCCTAGACATAAACAGCAGTAAATACACACCCTATAGATTCATCATCAGCATAAG gATGATTGTGACCAGGATTATTCCCGAGGGCCGGGCCCTACAGGTAGTACTCCGTCGCAACTATGGAGTGTCTGCCGTCCTAATGAAGAAGGTGGCCGATCCCATCCAACAGCTCTTTGTCGACAAAATTCATGAATACAACCAGAAGAGCAA ACATTCTTACAGGACCACTGGGGGGAAGCTGGTGGATGCCACACCTGCCATTGAGAAACAGATGCAGCAGGAACTGGACAAAGTGGCTCGACAGTATGGAGGTGGAGCAGGAGTTGATATGACTAAGTTTCCTGATTTCAAATTTGAAG ATCCAAAGGTGGACATGTCCTGA
- the LOC135115848 gene encoding uncharacterized protein LOC135115848 isoform X2, translating into MGANEEERCTCDTNKSICPSPFFYMLSVCRSLPNVEHTSTTTIENVGKSRETSRASRGQHQHSPATFPPSTLSKVRYFYPFLDINSSKYTPYRFIISIRMIVTRIIPEGRALQVVLRRNYGVSAVLMKKVADPIQQLFVDKIHEYNQKSKTTGGKLVDATPAIEKQMQQELDKVARQYGGGAGVDMTKFPDFKFEDPKVDMS; encoded by the exons ATGGGtgcgaatgaggaggagagatgcaCGTGTGACACCAATAAGTCAATTTGTCCCAGCCCATTTTTTTATATGCTTAGCGTGTGCCGCTCTCTACCAAACGTGGAACACacgtctaccaccaccataGAAAACGTAGGCAAGTCGAG AGAGACGAGTAGAGCCAGCAGAGGGCAGCATCAACACTCACCGGCTACTTTCCCACCATCCACCCTCAGCAAGGTTCGCTATTTCTACCCCTTCCTAGACATAAACAGCAGTAAATACACACCCTATAGATTCATCATCAGCATAAG gATGATTGTGACCAGGATTATTCCCGAGGGCCGGGCCCTACAGGTAGTACTCCGTCGCAACTATGGAGTGTCTGCCGTCCTAATGAAGAAGGTGGCCGATCCCATCCAACAGCTCTTTGTCGACAAAATTCATGAATACAACCAGAAGAGCAA GACCACTGGGGGGAAGCTGGTGGATGCCACACCTGCCATTGAGAAACAGATGCAGCAGGAACTGGACAAAGTGGCTCGACAGTATGGAGGTGGAGCAGGAGTTGATATGACTAAGTTTCCTGATTTCAAATTTGAAG ATCCAAAGGTGGACATGTCCTGA
- the LOC135115848 gene encoding ATP synthase-coupling factor 6, mitochondrial-like isoform X4 has product MVEERRVEPAEGSINTHRLLSHHPPSARMIVTRIIPEGRALQVVLRRNYGVSAVLMKKVADPIQQLFVDKIHEYNQKSKHSYRTTGGKLVDATPAIEKQMQQELDKVARQYGGGAGVDMTKFPDFKFEDPKVDMS; this is encoded by the exons ATGGTGGAGG AGAGACGAGTAGAGCCAGCAGAGGGCAGCATCAACACTCACCGGCTACTTTCCCACCATCCACCCTCAGCAAG gATGATTGTGACCAGGATTATTCCCGAGGGCCGGGCCCTACAGGTAGTACTCCGTCGCAACTATGGAGTGTCTGCCGTCCTAATGAAGAAGGTGGCCGATCCCATCCAACAGCTCTTTGTCGACAAAATTCATGAATACAACCAGAAGAGCAA ACATTCTTACAGGACCACTGGGGGGAAGCTGGTGGATGCCACACCTGCCATTGAGAAACAGATGCAGCAGGAACTGGACAAAGTGGCTCGACAGTATGGAGGTGGAGCAGGAGTTGATATGACTAAGTTTCCTGATTTCAAATTTGAAG ATCCAAAGGTGGACATGTCCTGA
- the LOC135115848 gene encoding ATP synthase-coupling factor 6, mitochondrial-like isoform X5: MVEERRVEPAEGSINTHRLLSHHPPSARMIVTRIIPEGRALQVVLRRNYGVSAVLMKKVADPIQQLFVDKIHEYNQKSKTTGGKLVDATPAIEKQMQQELDKVARQYGGGAGVDMTKFPDFKFEDPKVDMS, translated from the exons ATGGTGGAGG AGAGACGAGTAGAGCCAGCAGAGGGCAGCATCAACACTCACCGGCTACTTTCCCACCATCCACCCTCAGCAAG gATGATTGTGACCAGGATTATTCCCGAGGGCCGGGCCCTACAGGTAGTACTCCGTCGCAACTATGGAGTGTCTGCCGTCCTAATGAAGAAGGTGGCCGATCCCATCCAACAGCTCTTTGTCGACAAAATTCATGAATACAACCAGAAGAGCAA GACCACTGGGGGGAAGCTGGTGGATGCCACACCTGCCATTGAGAAACAGATGCAGCAGGAACTGGACAAAGTGGCTCGACAGTATGGAGGTGGAGCAGGAGTTGATATGACTAAGTTTCCTGATTTCAAATTTGAAG ATCCAAAGGTGGACATGTCCTGA